One Tubulanus polymorphus chromosome 5, tnTubPoly1.2, whole genome shotgun sequence DNA segment encodes these proteins:
- the LOC141905616 gene encoding uncharacterized protein LOC141905616, whose protein sequence is MRSFILFALVCLAVFCFFEQSEARFRCRRYCRFRCGFRGCRLVCGVRCSFRGKRDVTGDDTPAANTTAYKHDTPIPPYLNYYDVNDDGKISVDEFASALEIEDEDARFMIKQADKNGDMLVDESEFKTAPWPFAKPDKKKCDCKNGSKTPAT, encoded by the exons ATGCGCTCTTTCATACTTTTCGCGTTGGTTTGTTTGGccgttttctgtttcttcgaACAATCTGAGGCGCGATTCCGTTGTAGACGATACTGTCGTTTCCGATGCGGATTCCGCGGATGTCGTCTGGTCTGCGGGGTCCGTTGTAGCTTCCGAGGTAAGCGTGACGTCACTGGTGACGATACGCCG GCCGCTAATACTACAGCGTACAAACACGATACGCCCATCCCCCCTTATCTTAACTATTACGACGTGAACGATGACGGCAAAATATCCGTGGACGAATTCGCCAGCGCTCTTGAAATCGAGGACGAAGACGCCAGATTTATGATCAAACAAGCCGATAAAAACg GTGATATGTTAGTTGATGAAAGTGAGTTTAAGACAGCCCCGTGGCCATTTGCAAAACCAG ATAAAAAGAAATGTGATTGTAAAAACGGCAGTAAAACCCCGGCGACTTAA